One segment of Nocardia farcinica DNA contains the following:
- a CDS encoding M50 family metallopeptidase has product MVFAVGFVLFALGILISVALHECGHMWAAQATGMRVRRYFIGFGPTLWSFRRGETEYGLKAIPLGGFCDIAGMTALDEVRPEELDRAMYRQATWKRLVVMVGGIVMNFLLGFLLIVVLAIGWGLPNLDEPAPVVGQMQCVADQNPDRSQQQCTGAGPAEQGGLRPGDRVTAVNGVAVSTWAEFTEQTRKQQGPIAYTVDRGGQTVQVTVTPQRVLRYATDGSSAQVSAIGITLDAPPAVIEYSPVSAIPASVAFTGDLFVRTFEALAQMPAKVAALWEAVTGGERDPETPVSIYGASRIGGESVEAGLWEVFVLLLASLNFFLGAFNILPLLPLDGGHIAVVLYEKVRNTVRGWRGLAPGGPVDYLKLLPLTYAMVAIGGAYMVLTLAADIVNPIRLAP; this is encoded by the coding sequence ATGGTGTTCGCCGTCGGGTTCGTGCTGTTCGCACTCGGCATCCTCATCTCGGTGGCATTGCACGAATGCGGGCACATGTGGGCGGCGCAGGCCACCGGCATGCGGGTTCGCCGCTACTTCATCGGTTTCGGGCCGACGCTGTGGTCGTTCCGCCGGGGTGAGACCGAGTACGGCCTCAAGGCGATTCCGCTCGGCGGCTTCTGCGACATCGCGGGCATGACGGCGCTGGACGAGGTGCGGCCCGAGGAACTGGACCGGGCCATGTACCGCCAGGCCACCTGGAAGCGCCTGGTCGTGATGGTCGGCGGCATCGTGATGAACTTCCTGCTCGGCTTCCTGCTGATCGTGGTGCTCGCGATCGGCTGGGGCCTGCCCAACCTCGACGAACCCGCCCCTGTCGTCGGCCAGATGCAATGCGTCGCGGACCAGAATCCCGACCGCAGCCAGCAGCAGTGCACCGGCGCCGGACCCGCCGAGCAGGGCGGCCTTCGCCCGGGCGATCGGGTGACCGCGGTCAACGGCGTCGCGGTGAGCACCTGGGCGGAATTCACCGAGCAGACCCGCAAGCAGCAGGGGCCGATCGCCTACACCGTGGACCGCGGCGGGCAGACGGTCCAGGTGACGGTCACCCCGCAGCGGGTGCTGCGCTACGCGACCGACGGCTCCTCCGCGCAGGTCAGCGCGATCGGCATCACGCTGGACGCACCGCCCGCGGTCATCGAGTACAGCCCGGTCTCGGCGATCCCGGCGTCCGTCGCGTTCACCGGCGACTTGTTCGTGCGCACCTTCGAGGCGCTGGCCCAGATGCCCGCCAAGGTGGCCGCGCTGTGGGAGGCCGTGACCGGCGGCGAGCGCGACCCGGAGACCCCGGTCAGCATCTACGGCGCCAGCCGCATCGGCGGCGAGAGCGTGGAGGCCGGCCTGTGGGAGGTGTTCGTGCTCCTGCTGGCCAGCCTGAACTTCTTCCTCGGCGCCTTCAACATCCTGCCGTTGCTGCCGCTGGACGGCGGGCACATCGCCGTCGTGCTCTACGAGAAGGTGCGCAACACCGTGCGCGGCTGGCGCGGGCTCGCCCCGGGCGGCCCGGTCGACTACCTCAAGCTGCTCCCGCTCACCTACGCGATGGTCGCGATCGGCGGCGCGTACATGGTGCTCACCCTGGCCGCCGACATCGTCAACCCGATTCGCCTGGCGCCCTGA
- the ispG gene encoding flavodoxin-dependent (E)-4-hydroxy-3-methylbut-2-enyl-diphosphate synthase gives MTSTIGLGMPTAPAAVLAPRRKTRQLMVGSVGVGSDHPVSVQSMTTTKTHDVNATLQQIAQLTASGCDIVRVACPRQEDADALATIAKKSQIPVIADIHFQPRYIFAAIDAGCAAVRVNPGNIKEFDGRVKEVAKAAGAAGIPIRIGVNAGSLDKRMLEKYGKATPEALVESALWEASLFEEHGFGDIKISVKHNDPVIMVEAYRQLAAQCDYPLHLGVTEAGPAFQGTIKSAVAFGALLSEGIGDTIRVSLSAPPVEEVKVGTQILQSLNLRPRKLEIVSCPSCGRAQVDVYTLANEVTAGLEGMEVPLRVAVMGCVVNGPGEAREADLGVASGNGKGQIFVKGQVIKTVPEHQIVETLIEEAMRIAEEMGEQAGSGEPVVTVS, from the coding sequence GTGACCAGCACCATCGGATTGGGGATGCCGACCGCTCCGGCGGCCGTTCTCGCCCCCCGCCGCAAGACCCGCCAGCTGATGGTGGGCTCGGTCGGCGTGGGCAGCGATCACCCGGTCTCCGTGCAGTCCATGACCACCACCAAGACCCACGACGTCAACGCCACGCTGCAGCAGATCGCGCAGCTCACCGCGTCCGGCTGTGACATCGTGCGGGTGGCGTGCCCGCGTCAGGAAGACGCCGACGCGCTGGCGACGATCGCGAAGAAGAGCCAGATCCCGGTCATCGCCGACATCCACTTCCAGCCGCGCTACATCTTCGCCGCGATCGATGCCGGGTGTGCCGCGGTGCGCGTGAATCCCGGCAACATCAAGGAATTCGACGGCCGGGTCAAAGAGGTCGCCAAGGCGGCGGGCGCCGCGGGCATTCCGATCCGGATCGGCGTGAACGCCGGATCGCTGGACAAGCGGATGCTGGAGAAGTACGGCAAGGCCACCCCGGAGGCGCTGGTGGAATCGGCGCTGTGGGAGGCGAGCCTGTTCGAGGAGCACGGTTTCGGCGACATCAAGATCTCGGTCAAGCACAACGACCCGGTGATCATGGTGGAGGCCTACCGGCAGCTGGCCGCGCAGTGCGATTACCCGCTGCACCTGGGCGTCACCGAGGCGGGTCCGGCGTTCCAGGGCACCATCAAGTCGGCGGTGGCCTTCGGAGCGCTGCTGAGCGAGGGCATCGGTGACACCATCCGGGTCTCGCTGTCGGCGCCGCCGGTCGAAGAGGTCAAGGTCGGCACGCAGATCCTGCAGTCGCTGAATTTGCGCCCGCGCAAGCTCGAGATCGTGTCCTGCCCGTCGTGCGGCCGTGCCCAGGTCGATGTCTACACCCTCGCCAACGAGGTGACCGCGGGGCTGGAGGGCATGGAGGTGCCGCTGCGGGTGGCCGTGATGGGGTGCGTGGTGAACGGCCCGGGCGAGGCGCGTGAGGCCGATCTGGGCGTGGCCTCCGGCAACGGCAAGGGCCAGATCTTCGTCAAGGGCCAGGTGATCAAGACCGTGCCCGAGCACCAGATCGTGGAGACGCTGATCGAAGAGGCGATGCGGATCGCCGAGGAGATGGGCGAGCAGGCCGGCTCCGGCGAGCCGGTCGTCACCGTGAGCTGA
- a CDS encoding GNAT family N-acetyltransferase: protein MRSLREPTRRAKYVAARPLTNRDLAQVLRVLDTDPVASCMVVARLQEFGLDARGAQGELWTREGPAESLCFSGANLVPLRGDHEALRAFADRAARWPRMCSSLVGRQELALPLWEMLSERWGPPRELRGTQPLLALAHPALYDPDAEVRRARPDELDRYLEAAIAMFIEEVGVDPRAGDGGRAYRRRIQSLIESGRAWARFEDGRVVYKAEIGSLSRRTGQIQGVWVHPDRRGRGLGTAGTAAVANAVVASGRTASLYVNDFNTVARRAYGRVGFRQVATFATVLLD, encoded by the coding sequence GTGCGGAGTCTGCGGGAGCCGACGCGTCGGGCGAAATATGTTGCCGCGCGTCCGCTGACGAACCGGGACCTGGCCCAGGTTCTGCGGGTGCTCGACACCGACCCGGTGGCCTCGTGCATGGTGGTCGCGCGGCTGCAGGAGTTCGGGTTGGACGCCCGCGGCGCCCAGGGCGAACTGTGGACCCGGGAGGGCCCGGCGGAGTCGTTGTGCTTCTCCGGGGCGAATCTGGTGCCGTTGCGCGGCGACCACGAGGCACTGCGCGCCTTCGCCGACCGTGCCGCCCGGTGGCCGCGGATGTGTTCGTCCCTGGTCGGCCGCCAGGAACTGGCCTTGCCGCTGTGGGAGATGCTGAGCGAGCGCTGGGGTCCGCCGCGGGAACTGCGCGGCACGCAGCCGCTGCTGGCGCTCGCCCATCCGGCGCTCTACGACCCCGACGCCGAGGTGCGCCGGGCCCGCCCCGACGAACTCGACCGCTACCTCGAGGCCGCGATCGCGATGTTCATCGAGGAAGTGGGTGTCGATCCGCGGGCGGGCGACGGCGGCCGCGCCTATCGCAGGCGGATCCAGAGCCTGATCGAATCCGGTCGCGCCTGGGCGCGGTTCGAGGACGGGCGGGTGGTGTACAAGGCCGAGATCGGGTCGCTGTCCCGGCGGACCGGCCAGATCCAGGGGGTCTGGGTGCATCCGGACCGGCGCGGGCGCGGGCTCGGCACGGCGGGCACGGCGGCGGTCGCGAACGCGGTGGTCGCCTCCGGCCGCACGGCCAGCCTCTACGTCAACGATTTCAACACCGTCGCCCGCCGCGCCTACGGCCGGGTCGGGTTCCGGCAGGTGGCGACCTTCGCCACCGTCCTGCTCGACTGA
- a CDS encoding penicillin-binding transpeptidase domain-containing protein, which yields MSTRILIPVVVAMLVAAAVVGCSSGPQGPVPVAESFLSAFAARELDAAAELTSQPEKASAALASAWEKLQAEELTARSGAARVTGDTATVDYSYEWRLPKNRVWSYTGQLQMGRSEGRWTVRWTSSNIHPRLGDTQTLALRTTPAPRARVNEQSGSDVLVPGEVTRVAFSPADAPDPAKVAGALSAALLRFDKKLTPEAILRAARAADGPYTVALLSEVEYNEVGALLIGLPGVRLNQEWDMVSTERGFAPDLLTQIRKTVIAEVDGKAGWSVVTQNANGVDTDVLTEVPAQPAPSFALSIDRYVQNAAQRAVDVPKEQTMMVVIRPSTGAILAVAQNEAADRDGPMATIGQYPPGSIFKTVTAAAAMHEGLATPDTIVPCPSQIVIGERTIPNYNMFSVGSVPMATAYERSCNTSFAKLASELPADALHVTAAGLGVGPDYTVVGLPTTSGSVPPAEDMVQRSEDGIGQGKVVVSPFGMALMAATVANGSAPVPWLIGGRETIVDGERPAIDPAVIEGLRLMMRKVITGGTATRIVDQGEVYGKTGEAEVEGGSHSWFVGYRGDIAFATLLVKGGSSDNAVAVTRDMFAALPPEY from the coding sequence ATGTCGACGCGCATACTGATCCCGGTCGTCGTCGCGATGTTGGTCGCGGCGGCGGTGGTGGGCTGCTCGTCCGGCCCGCAGGGGCCGGTTCCGGTGGCCGAGTCCTTCCTCTCCGCCTTCGCCGCCCGTGAACTCGACGCCGCCGCGGAGCTCACCAGCCAGCCCGAGAAGGCAAGTGCCGCCTTGGCTTCGGCGTGGGAGAAGTTGCAGGCCGAGGAGCTGACCGCCCGCTCGGGTGCGGCCAGGGTGACCGGCGACACCGCGACCGTCGACTACAGCTACGAGTGGCGCCTGCCCAAGAACCGGGTCTGGAGCTACACCGGGCAGTTGCAGATGGGCCGCAGCGAGGGCCGCTGGACGGTGCGCTGGACCTCCTCGAACATCCACCCTCGCCTCGGCGACACCCAGACGTTGGCGCTGCGCACCACGCCCGCGCCGCGCGCCCGCGTCAACGAGCAGTCCGGCAGTGATGTGCTGGTGCCGGGCGAGGTGACGCGGGTGGCGTTCTCGCCCGCGGACGCGCCGGATCCGGCGAAGGTGGCCGGTGCGCTGTCGGCGGCGCTGCTGCGCTTCGACAAGAAGCTCACCCCGGAGGCGATCCTGCGCGCGGCCCGCGCCGCCGACGGGCCCTACACCGTCGCGCTGCTCAGTGAGGTCGAATACAACGAGGTCGGTGCCCTGCTCATCGGGTTGCCGGGGGTGCGGCTCAACCAGGAGTGGGACATGGTGTCCACCGAGCGCGGCTTCGCGCCCGACCTGCTGACCCAGATCCGCAAGACCGTGATCGCCGAGGTGGACGGCAAGGCGGGCTGGAGCGTGGTGACCCAGAACGCCAACGGCGTCGACACCGATGTGCTCACCGAGGTGCCCGCGCAGCCCGCGCCGTCGTTCGCGCTGAGCATCGACCGGTATGTGCAGAACGCGGCGCAGCGTGCGGTGGACGTGCCCAAGGAACAAACGATGATGGTCGTGATCCGGCCGTCGACCGGCGCGATCCTGGCGGTGGCCCAGAACGAGGCGGCCGATCGGGACGGGCCGATGGCCACCATCGGGCAGTATCCGCCCGGCTCGATCTTCAAGACGGTCACCGCGGCGGCGGCCATGCACGAAGGGCTGGCGACCCCGGACACCATCGTGCCGTGCCCGAGCCAGATCGTCATCGGCGAGCGGACCATCCCGAACTACAACATGTTCAGTGTCGGCAGCGTGCCGATGGCCACCGCGTACGAGCGCTCCTGCAACACCTCCTTCGCCAAGCTGGCCAGCGAGCTGCCCGCCGACGCGTTGCACGTGACCGCGGCGGGGCTGGGCGTGGGACCCGACTACACCGTGGTCGGACTGCCGACGACCTCGGGTTCGGTGCCGCCCGCCGAGGACATGGTGCAGCGCAGCGAGGACGGCATCGGGCAGGGCAAGGTCGTGGTCAGCCCGTTCGGGATGGCGCTGATGGCGGCGACGGTCGCCAACGGCAGCGCCCCGGTGCCGTGGCTGATCGGCGGGCGGGAGACGATCGTGGACGGCGAGCGCCCGGCGATCGACCCGGCGGTGATCGAGGGCCTGCGGCTGATGATGCGCAAGGTGATCACCGGCGGAACCGCCACCCGCATCGTCGACCAGGGCGAGGTCTACGGCAAGACCGGTGAGGCGGAGGTGGAGGGCGGTTCGCACTCCTGGTTCGTGGGATACCGCGGCGACATCGCGTTCGCCACGTTGCTGGTCAAGGGTGGCAGCTCCGACAACGCGGTCGCGGTGACCAGGGACATGTTCGCGGCGTTGCCGCCGGAGTACTGA
- a CDS encoding peroxynitrite isomerase: protein MSAVAEPQPSVALHPDIAALAPLLGTWRGAGHGQYPTIESFDYHEEISFGHLGRPFLTYRQRTRAADGSRPMHAETGYLRRPRPDHVELILAHPTGITEICEGSLTIADGELRMDFDSTHIGRSSTAKLVTALGRSFRVAGDTIEYSLRMAAVGEPLTHHLAATLHRD from the coding sequence TTGTCCGCCGTGGCCGAACCGCAACCGTCCGTAGCCCTGCATCCCGACATCGCCGCGCTCGCGCCGCTGCTGGGCACCTGGCGAGGCGCCGGTCACGGGCAGTACCCGACGATCGAGTCGTTCGACTACCACGAGGAGATCAGCTTCGGCCATCTCGGCCGTCCGTTCCTCACCTACCGTCAGCGCACCCGCGCCGCCGACGGCAGCAGGCCCATGCACGCCGAGACCGGCTACCTGCGCCGCCCGCGCCCCGACCATGTCGAGCTCATCCTGGCGCACCCGACCGGGATCACCGAGATCTGCGAGGGGTCGCTGACGATCGCCGACGGTGAGCTGCGGATGGACTTCGACTCCACCCACATCGGCCGCAGCAGCACGGCGAAACTCGTGACGGCCCTGGGCCGTTCGTTCCGGGTCGCCGGCGACACCATCGAGTACTCGCTGCGCATGGCGGCGGTCGGCGAGCCGCTGACCCACCACCTGGCCGCCACACTGCACCGGGACTGA
- a CDS encoding ABC transporter permease, whose translation MVLPSRPHPSAAAQWWTLTARLLRPSLRNGEVLTAVLAPTVFTLGFYVPMNAVMAAYGHGLSSYAQFLLPMIVMQAVAFCAVSAAHRAAVDARAGLDERLRTLPLPRLVPPAARLAAALYRGGIAGAAALVCGGVIGARFFGPWWQTGGFLLLALAVGAVLSLGADLLGSLSAGPEATTQLLALPQLILGLVSTGLAPAEHFPPWLAGFAAHQPVSAFVDALRALAGDATGAAGTIGWSTLGPAVAWILGLAAVFGAGAVFVASRGGR comes from the coding sequence GTGGTCCTGCCGTCGCGGCCGCACCCGTCAGCCGCGGCGCAGTGGTGGACGCTCACCGCCCGGCTGCTGCGTCCCTCGCTGCGCAACGGGGAGGTCCTCACCGCGGTGCTCGCCCCGACGGTGTTCACGCTGGGCTTCTACGTGCCGATGAACGCGGTGATGGCGGCCTACGGGCACGGGCTGAGCAGCTACGCGCAGTTCCTGCTGCCGATGATCGTGATGCAGGCGGTCGCGTTCTGCGCGGTGTCGGCGGCGCACCGGGCCGCGGTGGACGCCAGGGCCGGACTCGACGAACGCCTGCGCACGCTGCCGCTGCCCCGGCTGGTGCCGCCGGCGGCCCGGCTCGCCGCCGCGCTGTACCGCGGCGGCATCGCCGGGGCGGCCGCGTTGGTGTGCGGCGGGGTGATCGGCGCGCGGTTCTTCGGGCCGTGGTGGCAGACCGGGGGCTTCCTGCTGCTCGCGCTCGCCGTCGGCGCGGTCCTGAGCCTCGGCGCCGACCTGCTGGGCAGCCTCTCTGCCGGCCCCGAGGCGACGACGCAGCTGCTGGCGCTGCCGCAGCTGATCCTCGGTCTGGTGTCCACCGGATTGGCCCCCGCCGAGCACTTCCCGCCGTGGCTGGCCGGATTCGCGGCACACCAACCGGTGTCGGCCTTCGTCGACGCGTTGCGCGCGCTGGCGGGCGACGCCACCGGGGCGGCAGGCACGATCGGCTGGTCGACGCTGGGTCCCGCGGTGGCGTGGATCCTCGGGCTGGCTGCGGTGTTCGGCGCGGGTGCGGTGTTCGTCGCGAGTCGGGGCGGGCGGTGA
- a CDS encoding ABC transporter permease, whose product MRTEPPVVTGPTETVALLGGQSVLHARRLLLRVARDPQIVVATVVFPAGLLMVLNAVTGRQVSAFAGASALYGTVPMVALVAAMSGSVAGAVALGRERDAGLPARFWVLPVHRGADPLARLLAEAARILVATAVMVIVGVLLGFRFQQGVLAGVVFLAVPLVFGLGFATMVFAAAMVTTRTAFVEAVSLLSSLLMFFSTGFVPLAAYPAWARPLVAHQPLTQAIDAMRGLSLGGPVRGPLLATLAWSAGAFAVFAGPALRGYRRAARSGAGRGA is encoded by the coding sequence ATGCGCACCGAACCCCCCGTGGTCACCGGCCCCACCGAGACCGTGGCGCTGCTCGGGGGCCAAAGCGTGCTGCACGCGCGCAGATTGCTGCTGCGCGTCGCGCGCGACCCGCAGATCGTGGTCGCGACGGTGGTGTTCCCCGCCGGGCTGCTGATGGTGCTGAACGCGGTGACCGGGCGCCAGGTGTCGGCGTTCGCCGGGGCGAGTGCGCTCTACGGGACGGTGCCGATGGTCGCGCTGGTCGCGGCGATGTCCGGGTCGGTGGCCGGCGCCGTCGCGCTCGGGCGGGAGCGCGACGCGGGGTTGCCCGCCCGGTTCTGGGTGCTGCCGGTACACCGCGGCGCCGATCCGCTGGCGCGGCTGCTCGCCGAAGCCGCGCGCATCCTGGTGGCGACCGCGGTGATGGTGATCGTCGGTGTCCTGCTCGGATTCCGGTTCCAGCAGGGGGTGCTGGCCGGCGTCGTGTTCCTGGCGGTGCCGCTGGTGTTCGGGCTGGGGTTCGCGACGATGGTGTTCGCGGCGGCGATGGTCACCACGCGCACCGCCTTCGTCGAGGCGGTGTCGCTGCTGTCCTCGCTGCTGATGTTCTTCAGCACCGGTTTCGTGCCGCTCGCGGCGTATCCGGCGTGGGCGCGCCCGCTCGTCGCCCATCAGCCGCTGACCCAGGCGATCGACGCGATGCGGGGACTGTCGCTCGGCGGCCCCGTGCGCGGCCCGCTGCTGGCGACACTGGCCTGGTCGGCGGGCGCGTTCGCGGTGTTCGCGGGCCCGGCCCTGCGCGGATATCGCCGTGCCGCCCGGTCCGGCGCCGGTCGCGGCGCGTGA
- a CDS encoding helix-turn-helix domain-containing protein: MAGKRTVLTAGLRRLAALLSEMRESAGLSKEEVSARTGINVTTLYRIEAAQARPQRRTLTALLDLYAVDDERRRYALDLLVDAQKPGMSRPWEANLTEVYAAYINFEAEALSARHYQTSFIPGLLQTPQYAMAVIDTSMPKVEAAVMESRTQARMNRAVVLSKPEPLELWVVLDEAAIRRVVGGPDTMRGQLEKLLEMSKLKNVILQILPFDAGAHPGMAGSFTLLDFRDPNDPELVYVEGIAGDELVEGHAEVRRFGVIFDQLRAMALSPRDSVGLIESTAATMR; encoded by the coding sequence ATGGCTGGCAAGCGCACCGTCCTCACGGCCGGGTTGCGCCGCCTCGCGGCGCTGCTGTCGGAGATGCGAGAGAGTGCGGGGCTGAGCAAGGAGGAGGTCAGCGCCCGCACCGGCATCAACGTCACCACGCTCTACCGGATCGAGGCGGCGCAGGCCCGGCCGCAGCGGCGCACCCTCACCGCGCTGCTCGACCTCTACGCCGTCGACGACGAACGCCGCCGCTATGCGCTCGACCTGCTGGTCGACGCGCAAAAGCCGGGCATGTCCCGGCCGTGGGAGGCCAACCTCACCGAGGTGTACGCGGCATACATCAACTTCGAGGCCGAGGCCCTGTCGGCCCGGCACTACCAGACCTCGTTCATCCCCGGCCTGTTGCAGACCCCGCAGTACGCGATGGCCGTCATCGACACCTCCATGCCGAAGGTGGAGGCCGCGGTGATGGAGTCGCGCACCCAGGCCAGGATGAACCGCGCGGTGGTGTTGTCCAAGCCCGAACCGCTGGAGCTGTGGGTGGTGCTGGACGAGGCGGCGATCCGGCGTGTGGTCGGCGGACCCGACACCATGCGCGGCCAGCTGGAGAAGTTGCTCGAGATGAGCAAACTGAAGAACGTGATCCTGCAGATCCTGCCGTTCGACGCCGGGGCGCATCCGGGGATGGCCGGCTCGTTCACGCTGCTGGATTTCCGCGACCCCAACGACCCGGAGCTGGTGTACGTCGAAGGGATCGCCGGGGACGAGCTGGTGGAAGGGCACGCGGAAGTGCGCCGGTTCGGGGTGATCTTCGATCAGCTGCGCGCGATGGCGTTGAGCCCGCGTGATTCGGTGGGGCTGATCGAATCGACCGCCGCGACCATGCGCTGA
- a CDS encoding zinc-dependent alcohol dehydrogenase, with protein MRALCWNGVNDLAVETVEDPRLVNPHDVIVRVRLTTTCGSDLHFIDGYLPGMRAGDVFGHEFMGEIVEVGREVRDRKVGDRVVVPSFIGCGTCFYCTRDMYSLCDTTNPNAELQQPVFGYPTGGIYGYTHPFGGYQGSHAEYVRVPFGDVNSFVVPEGITDEQALFVSDAVPTGLMGADFCDIAPGDTVAVWGSGGVGLMAGHTARLLGAGRVVVIDRIPERLALARKHFDAETIDYTAVDSVQEALREMTGGRGPDACIDAVGMEGHGAGLQQIYDRAKQLLRLETDRATPLREAILACRKGGVVAVLGIYGLTDKFPMGVVTNKGLTIRTAQQHGQRYVPRMFDHILQGDLDPSYLVTHDLSLEDGPRGYEVFKNKDEGCVRAVFRP; from the coding sequence ATGCGCGCACTGTGCTGGAACGGCGTCAACGACCTCGCCGTCGAAACCGTGGAGGACCCCAGGCTGGTCAACCCGCACGATGTGATCGTGCGCGTGCGACTGACCACCACCTGCGGCTCCGACCTGCACTTCATCGACGGCTACCTGCCGGGGATGCGGGCGGGCGACGTGTTCGGCCACGAGTTCATGGGCGAGATCGTCGAGGTCGGCCGGGAGGTCCGCGACCGCAAGGTCGGCGACCGGGTGGTGGTGCCCTCCTTCATCGGCTGCGGCACCTGCTTCTACTGCACCCGCGACATGTACTCGCTGTGCGACACCACCAACCCCAACGCCGAACTGCAACAACCGGTGTTCGGTTATCCGACCGGCGGCATCTACGGCTACACCCACCCGTTCGGCGGCTATCAGGGCTCGCACGCGGAGTACGTCCGGGTGCCGTTCGGCGATGTGAACAGCTTCGTCGTGCCCGAGGGCATCACCGACGAGCAGGCGCTGTTCGTCTCCGACGCGGTGCCGACCGGGCTGATGGGCGCCGACTTCTGCGACATCGCCCCCGGCGACACCGTCGCGGTGTGGGGCAGCGGCGGCGTCGGCCTGATGGCCGGGCACACCGCGCGCCTGCTCGGTGCGGGCCGGGTCGTCGTGATCGATCGCATCCCGGAGCGACTCGCCTTGGCGCGCAAGCACTTCGACGCCGAGACCATCGACTACACCGCGGTGGACAGCGTCCAGGAGGCGCTGCGGGAGATGACCGGCGGCCGCGGGCCCGACGCCTGCATCGACGCGGTCGGCATGGAGGGCCACGGCGCCGGATTGCAGCAGATCTACGACCGCGCCAAGCAGTTGCTGCGGCTCGAGACCGACCGGGCCACTCCGCTGCGCGAGGCGATCCTGGCCTGCCGCAAGGGCGGTGTGGTCGCGGTGCTCGGCATCTACGGGCTCACCGACAAGTTCCCGATGGGCGTGGTCACCAACAAGGGCCTGACCATCCGCACCGCCCAGCAGCACGGGCAGCGGTACGTGCCGCGCATGTTCGACCACATCCTGCAGGGCGACCTCGATCCCTCCTACCTCGTCACGCACGACCTGTCGCTCGAGGACGGGCCGCGCGGCTACGAGGTGTTCAAGAACAAGGACGAGGGGTGTGTCCGCGCGGTGTTCCGGCCGTGA
- a CDS encoding helix-turn-helix domain-containing protein encodes MSQREMAPPSTLSQRRAALEQEWARRVPGPPPAAPPEPPAAVREEVAESWRRSLATVDPARDSAPHAGSDDIGARWLESPLRKPVTELADQLHDIAHDAGFVAAVTDESGTILWSYGGPVMRRRAERVNFAPGGCWDETHMGTNALSLSLRTGRPSTVFSAEHLVAALHGWVCYSAPIKSPDGRKLGVLDLSSTWDRAHPLVLSTVRTLVSAIEARLPMASAPDTVRLTCLGAGRLVREGRPVRLRPRQLEILTLLALEPEGFTPERLQWAIYGDRPATLTTVKADVSHLRRVTGEEITSRVYQLSAPLACDAVELLAALRTGDTASAVRLYQGPLLPDSEAPGIVEWREHLEVGVRTAVLASLEPEHALRFGERAPDDIEVHEHALALLPRDDARRAVAAARLHTALRG; translated from the coding sequence ATGAGTCAGCGCGAGATGGCACCACCCAGCACGCTCTCGCAGCGCAGAGCTGCGTTGGAGCAGGAGTGGGCCCGCCGCGTGCCGGGACCGCCACCCGCCGCGCCCCCCGAGCCGCCCGCCGCGGTCCGGGAGGAGGTCGCCGAATCGTGGCGGCGCTCGCTGGCCACGGTCGACCCGGCCCGCGACAGCGCCCCGCACGCGGGTAGTGACGACATCGGGGCCCGCTGGCTGGAATCACCGCTGCGCAAGCCCGTCACCGAACTGGCCGATCAACTGCACGACATCGCCCACGACGCCGGGTTCGTCGCGGCGGTCACCGACGAGAGCGGCACCATCCTGTGGTCCTACGGCGGTCCGGTGATGCGCCGCCGCGCCGAACGGGTGAACTTCGCCCCCGGCGGCTGCTGGGACGAGACACACATGGGCACCAACGCCCTGTCGCTGTCGCTGCGCACCGGCAGGCCGAGCACCGTGTTCTCCGCCGAGCACCTGGTCGCGGCGCTGCACGGCTGGGTCTGCTACAGCGCACCGATCAAGAGCCCCGACGGGCGCAAACTCGGCGTGCTGGACCTGTCCTCCACCTGGGACCGCGCGCATCCGCTGGTGTTGTCCACCGTGCGCACGCTGGTGAGCGCGATCGAGGCACGGCTGCCGATGGCGTCCGCACCCGACACGGTGCGGTTGACCTGTCTCGGTGCGGGCCGGTTGGTGCGCGAGGGCCGGCCGGTGCGGCTGCGGCCGCGGCAGCTCGAGATCCTCACGCTGCTGGCGCTGGAGCCGGAGGGCTTCACCCCCGAACGGCTGCAGTGGGCCATCTACGGCGATCGTCCGGCCACCCTGACCACGGTGAAGGCCGACGTCTCGCATCTGCGCCGCGTCACCGGCGAGGAGATCACCAGCCGGGTCTACCAGTTGTCGGCGCCGCTGGCCTGCGACGCCGTCGAACTGCTCGCCGCGCTGCGCACCGGCGACACCGCCTCGGCGGTGCGGCTGTACCAGGGCCCGCTGCTGCCGGATTCGGAGGCGCCGGGCATCGTCGAATGGCGCGAGCATCTCGAGGTGGGCGTGCGCACCGCCGTCCTGGCGAGCCTCGAACCCGAACACGCGCTGCGCTTCGGCGAGCGCGCCCCCGACGACATCGAGGTGCACGAGCACGCGCTGGCGCTGCTCCCGCGCGACGACGCCCGTCGGGCGGTGGCCGCCGCCCGCCTGCACACAGCCCTGCGCGGCTGA